One Setaria viridis chromosome 3, Setaria_viridis_v4.0, whole genome shotgun sequence DNA window includes the following coding sequences:
- the LOC117849347 gene encoding putative F-box/kelch-repeat protein At1g13200: MLGSDEKRHRTLAAAIPDDLLISEVLVVHLPAKPLGPCSEVDPHDAYATTSGEISFHRLLLPPPEQALGTIGTELIFEKAWPEGITRRIIPTHCDGLVAIATATDHRVFVCNPATREFVALPLGSHNELLHLARCWYFYRNFGEVSFDEATGEWSQDCTVGHEVFTLGGGDSWEATECPPHAAGVQRPVCTRQAFYWHAVEEPLLIWFGLRDRTFAVVPRPPARWSPHDDMADLDGRLCNAHAGAEAAAFHVWLADDRPELQWSLQFRIELLYPPDDPDIIHYMRPVISVGSKMLLAVVGKCSYLFWGTMTNEAQQEAVDLHHEVQYERPDGSKCMSQSQDGS; this comes from the exons ATGCTGGGCTCCGACGAGAAGCGCCACCGGAccttggccgccgccatcccggaCGACCTGCTCATCTCCGAGGTCCTGGTGGTCCACCTCCCCGCCAAGCCCCTGGGGCCCTGCAG CGAGGTCGACCCGCACGACGCCTACGCGACGACGTCCGGTGAGATCAGcttccaccgcctcctcctacCACCGCCAGAACAGGCGCTGGGCACCATTGGCACCGAGCTCATCTTCGAGAAGGCGTGGCCGGAGGGCATCACGCGCCGCATCATACCGACGCACTGCGACGGTTTGGTCGCGATCGCCACGGCCACGGATCACAGGGTGTTCGTCTGCAACCCGGCAACAAGAGAGTTCGTCGCGCTGCCGCTCGGCAGCCATAACGAGCTACTACATCTAGCGAGATGCTG GTACTTCTACCGGAACTTCGGTGAGGTATCCTTCGACGAGGCCACCGGCGAGTGGTCGCAGGACTGCACCGTCGGCCACGAGGTCTTcacgctcggcggcggcgactcctgGGAGGCCACCGAAtgcccgccgcacgccgccggagTTCAAAGGCCTGTATGCACACGGCAGGCCTTCTACTGGCACGCCGTCGAAGAGCCACTTCTGATTTGGTTCGGCCTGCGGGACAGGACGTTCGCGGTGGTGCCACGCCCTCCGGCCAGATGGAGCCCCCACGACGACATGGCGGACCTGGACGGGAGGCTGTGCAACGCCCACGCCGGcgcagaggcggcggcgttcCATGTCTGGCTGGCAGACGACAGGCCTGAGCTGCAGTGGTCGTTGCAGTTCCGCATTGAGCTCCTCTACCCGCCGGACGATCCCGATATCATCCACTACATGAGGCCGGTTATCTCCGTTGGGAGCAAGATGTTGTTAGCAGTGGTGGGCAAGTGCTCCTACCTGTTCTGGGGCACCATGACGAACGAAGCTCAGCAAGAAGCGGTGGACTTGCATCACGAGGTGCAGTACGAGCGACCGGACGGAAGCAAGTGCATGAGCCAATCGCAGGACGGAAGCTGA
- the LOC117849348 gene encoding uncharacterized protein — MVHPEKRRRRMMAATIPDDLLMCVCRSWRAGIASAAFVRRHLELSRASPPSVLAIPRKTDRFDERATSSEISFHRLPLPPPGQAQGILHWELLLEKAWPEGITCLILPAHCDGLVAIATVTDRVFVCNPATREVALGFDRWRNRYVVARYFYRTYGEPFVDEVNGEYHAAPDHDVGHEVFTLGGDSWELTQDPPHRVGVHQPICTRQAFYWHADEPQPRLMRFSLQHRAFDVVRRPPTGWNPGVDDMAGLDDGKRLCYVHAAAEASFQVWMADDDGGPELQWRINLRDPVPYLNYSLMPVIADGDTLVAVAGGTMWRCDMQDEGVEEVVVELHNVRYGRLDGSVYYIV, encoded by the exons ATGGTGCACCCggagaagcgccgccgccggatgaTGGCCGCCACCATCCCGGACGACCTACTGAT GTGCGTGTGCCGCTCGTGGCGTGCCGGCATCGCCAGCGCCGCCttcgtccgccgccacctcgagCTGTCCCGCGCGTCGCCTCCCTCCGTGCTCGCCATCCCTCGCAAGACCGATCGTTTCGACGAACGCGCCACCTCCTCGGAGATCAGCTTCCACCGCCTCCCGCTACCACCGCCAGGACAGGCTCAGGGCATCCTCCACTGGGAGCTCCTCCTCGAGAAGGCGTGGCCCGAGGGCATCACGTGCCTCATCCTCCCGGCGCACTGCGACGGCCTGGTTGCCATCGCCACGGTCACGGACAGGGTGTTCGTCTGCAACCCGGCCACGAGAGA GGTAGCCCTCGGCTTCGACCGGTGGCGCAACCGCTACGTCGTCGCCAGGTACTTCTACCGGACGTACGGCGAGCCATTCGTCGACGAGGTCAacggcgagtaccacgctgccCCGGACCACGACGTCGGCCACGAGGTGTTCACGCTCGGCGGCGACTCCTGGGAGCTCACGCAGGACCCGCCGCACCGCGTCGGAGTTCATCAGCCGATATGCACGCGGCAGGCCTTCTACTGGCACGCCGACGAGCCGCAGCCCCGGCTGATGCGGTTCAGCCTGCAGCACAGGGCGTTCGACGTGGTACGACGCCCTCCGACCGGCTGGAACCCCGGCGTCGACGACATGGCGGGCCTGGACGACGGGAAGCGGCTGTGCTACGtccacgccgccgcggaggcgtcGTTCCAGGTCTGGATGGCGGACGATGACGGCGGTCCTGAGCTGCAGTGGCGCATCAATCTCCGCGACCCGGTCCCCTATCTCAACTACAGCTTAATGCCGGTTATCGCCGACGGGGACACGCTggtggccgtcgccggcggcacgATGTGGAGATGCGACATGCAGGACGAAGGTGTGGAGGAAGTGGTGGTGGAGCTGCACAACGTGCGGTACGGGCGGCTGGACGGGTCCGTGTACTATATCGTTTGA
- the LOC117848276 gene encoding heparanase-like protein 2, whose protein sequence is MSLWFIFLLPLLCLPAWVRAEDYSDVTVIVRGSETIASTSDEFVCATIDWWPPEKCNYDQCPWGRASVLNLDLTNPLLAKAIQAFSPLRIRVGGSLQDQVLYGTPNLESPCDPFTKVSGGLFGFSQGCITLERWDAINDLFVNTGAVITFGLNALQGRQQIRRGVWGGPWNSSNAREFMEYTVSKDYPIDSWEFGNELSGSGIGASVGAEQYGKDLVELQTIINELYGDSRRPLVVAPGGFFDQKWFAELLEVSGPNVLNAMTHHIYNLGAGNDPQVPNRILNPQYLSRASDTFRSLQLTIQRHGPWSAPWVGEAGGAYNSGSRLVSNTFLNSFWYLDQLGQSAKYDTKVYCRQTLIGGNYGLLDTETFVPNPDYYSALLWHRLMGTGVLSTDISGSSYLRAYVHCGKQKGGVAILLLNLHRSMGFMVSVRNDLNVNLAEGQGIRRDNIFVHGLKRTVSWVGSKASDGYSKREEYHLSAEDGNPFARTMLLNGVPLELTEDGDIPPLYPVEVSVNSPIYVAPLTIAFVVFPDFEAEACGR, encoded by the exons ATGAGCTTATGGTTTATCTTTCTCTTGCCTCTACTCTGTCTGCCTGCATGGGTTCGAGCAGAGGATTACTCAGATGTGACTGTAATTGTTCGAGGCTCTGAGACGATTGCTTCTACCAGTGATGAATTTGTTTGCGCCACCATTGATTGGTGGCCCCCGGAGAAGTGTAACTATGACCAATGCCCATGGGGAAGGGCTTCTGTCTTAAATTTG GACCTGACTAACCCTTTGTTGGCTAAAGCTATTCAAG CCTTTAGCCCATTGCGTATCAGAGTCGGAGGCTCTTTACAAGATCAGGTGTTATATGGAACACCAAATTTAGAATCTCCATGCGATCCATTTACAAAGGTTTCAGGCGGTCTGTTTGGGTTTTCTCAAGGATGCATAACCTTGGAAAGATGGGATGCTATTAATGATCTATTCGTGAATACAGG TGCAGTTATTACATTTGGTCTTAACGCGCTTCAAGGACGACAGCAGATACGCAGAGGTGTTTGGGGAGGCCCTTGGAATTCAAGCAATGCTCGAGAGTTCATGGAGTACACAGTTTCAAAGGACTATCCTATAGATTCTTGGGAATTTG GTAATGAATTGAGTGGAAGTGGAATCGGAGCGAGCGTGGGAGCTGAACAATATGGAAAGGACTTAGTTGAACTCCAAACCATCATCAATGAGTTATATGGAGATTCCAGAAGACCACTGGTCGTAGCCCCAGGAGGATTTTTTGACCAAAAATGGTTTGCTGAGCTTCTTGAGGTGTCTGGGCCAAATGTTCTCAATGCAATGACTCATCATATTTACAACCTTGGTGCTG GTAACGATCCACAAGTTCCAAATAGAATTTTGAACCCACAATATTTGAGCCGTGCTTCTGACACATTCAGAAGTCTCCAACTCACAATACAACGCCATGGACCATGGTCTGCTCCATGGGTTGGGGAAGCTGGTGGTGCATATAACAGCGGCAGCCGTCTTGTGTCCAATACTTTCCTGAATAGCTTCTG GTATCTTGATCAACTTGGGCAGTCAGCAAAGTATGACACCAAGGTGTACTGCAGACAGACGCTGATTGGTGGCAACTATGGGCTTCTTGACACTGAAACTTTCGTGCCAAACCCGGATTACTACAG TGCCTTGCTGTGGCATCGGCTCATGGGTACAGGAGTTCTTTCTACAGACATCAGTGGCTCTTCATACTTGCGTGCCTATGTGCATTGCGGGAAGCAAAAG GGGGGCGTTGCAATCCTCTTGCTGAACCTGCACCGAAGCATGGGATTCATGGTTTCAGTCAGGAACGACCTCAATGTCAATCTTGCAGAGGGGCAAGGGATCAGAAGGGACAATATCTTTGTCCATGGCCTTAAAAGGACGGTTTCTTGGGTCGGGAGCAAAGCTTCAGACGGGTATTCCAAGAGGGAAGAGTACCATCTCTCAGCAGAAGATGGGAACCCCTTTGCCCGGACCATGCTCCTGAATGGAGTTCCTCTAGAACTCACTGAAGATGGCGACATCCCTCCATTGTATCCAGTGGAAGTTTCGGTCAACTCACCGATCTACGTTGCTCCTCTGACCATTGCATTCGTCGTCTTCCCAGACTTCGAGGCTGAAGCTTGTGGccgatga
- the LOC117849346 gene encoding chlorophyllase-1 — MGDIHFNLPHTAFSLALGYGRTKTSLKISGLIGIDPVAGQDKSSQVSPKILTYERSSFDIAMPVLVIGTGLSEQKRHELLPGSACAPKDVNHREFYRECKPPCYHIVTRDYGHLDMLDDEYAAALFRYFCKEGKNCKEIMRRSVAGIMVAFLKAVLSGEDGDLRVILKDPGLAPAKLNPVEYRLA; from the exons ATGGGGGACATCCA TTTCAATTTACCCCACACGGCTTTCTCTTTAGCCCTTGGGTATGGCAGGACCAAGACCAGCCTCAAGATCTCTGGCCTCATTGGTATCGATCCTGTCGCTGGCCAAGACAAGTCCTCACAAGTCTCACCCAAGATCCTCACCTACGAGCGCTCCTCTTTCGACATAGCCATGCCGGTGTTGGTCATCGGCACCGGGCTGAGCGAACAGAAGAGGCACGAGCTCCTCCCTGGCTCTGCCTGTGCCCCAAAAGATGTCAACCACCGGGAGTTCTACAGGGAGTGCAAGCCACCCTGCTACCACATCGTGACTAGGGACTATGGGCATCTGGACATGCTGGATGATGAATATGCAGCAGCACTCTTCAGGTATTTCTGCAAGGAGGGGAAGAACTGCAAGGAGATCATGAGGAGGAGCGTTGCTGGGATCATGGTCGCCTTCTTGAAAGCCGTGCTTTCTGGAGAAGACGGTGATCTTAGGGTCATACTGAAAGATCCTGGGCTTGCTCCAGCCAAACTCAATCCAGTTGAGTACCGTTTGGCATGA
- the LOC117848277 gene encoding probable galacturonosyltransferase 13, protein MQIRLSPSMRSITISTSHGLLDLMRLKAAARHFSYRTVFHTVLILAFLLPFVFILTAVMTLEGFNKCSSLDCLGRRLGPRLLGRGNDGSMRLVRDLYSMLDEINSEEGPVDLKVPESFDEFIWDMKNNDYDLRSFAFKLKATMESMDKELRSSRLSEQLNKHYAAIAIPKGLYCLSLRLTDEYSSNALARKQLPPPELVPRLSDNSYYHFVLASDNILAASVVVRSTVKSSLNPERIVFHVITDKKTYPAMHSWFALNSLYPAIVEVKGVHQFDWLTKENVPVLEAIETQRTVRDRFRGNHLARTSASDSPRVFAAKLQAGSPTYTSVLNHIRIYLPELFPSLNKVVFLDDDVVVQHDLSPLWDIDLAGNVNGAVETCRGGDSWVMSKRFRNYFNFSHPLIASNFDPSECAWAYGMNIFDLNAWRKTTIKDKYHHWVKENLKSNFTLWRLGTLPPGLIAFKGHVHPIDPSWHLLGLGYQEKTDISSVEQAAVIHYNGQSKPWLEIGFKHLQPFWTRHVNYSNEFIKNCHIMEPQL, encoded by the exons ATGCAGATCCGCCTCTCGCCAAGCATGAGGAGCATCACCATCTCCACTAGCCATGGCCTGCTAGACTTGATGAGGCTCAAGGCCGCCGCGCGGCACTTCTCCTACCGCACCGTCTTCCACACCGTCCTCATCCTCGCCTTCCTCCTGCCCTTCGTCTTCATACTCACCGCCGTCATGACGCTCGAGGGCTTCAACAAGTGCTCCTCCCTAG ATTGTCTGGGAAGAAGGTTAGGTCCACGCCTTCTTGGTAGGGGCAACGATGGTTCCATG AGGCTTGTGAGGGATTTGTATTCGATGCTTGATGAGATAAATTCTGAGGAAGGTCCTGTTGATTTGAAGGTTCCAGAATCTTTTGATGAATTTATCTGGGATATGAAGAATAATGATTATGATTTAAGGTCATTTGCTTTTAAACTTAAGGCAACG ATGGAGAGCATGGATAAGGAATTGAGATCATCAAGGTTATCAGAGCAGCTAAACAAACACTATGCTGCAATTGCTATTCCTAAAGGCCTTTATTGCCTTTCGTTGCGTTTAACCGATGAATACTCCTCAAACGCCCTTGCAAGGAAACAACTACCACCCCCTGAGTTGGTGCCTCGTCTTTCGGACAACTCCTATTACCATTTTGTGTTAGCATCAGATAACATACTTGCAGCCTCAGTTGTGGTCAGATCGACAGTTAAATCATCACTGAATCCTGAGAGGATAGTCTTCCATGTTATTACTGACAAAAAAACCTATCCTGCCATGCATTCATGGTTTGCTTTGAATTCTCTCTATCCTGCTATTGTTGAAGTAAAAGGTGTGCACCAATTTGATTGGTTGACAAAAGAAAATGTTCCTGTACTTGAAGCTATAGAAACTCAGCGCACCGTCAGAGATCGTTTCCGTGGAAATCACCTTGCAAGAACCAGTGCTAGTGATAGTCCAAGGGTCTTTGCAGCCAAGCTGCAGGCAGGAAGTCCAACATATACTTCCGTGCTCAATCATATTCGAATATACTTGCCTGAG TTGTTCCCAAGCCTCAACAAGGTCGTATTTCTTGATGACGACGTTGTTGTCCAGCATGACCTATCACCACTTTGGGATATTGATCTAGCTGGGAATGTTAATGGTGCTGTTGAGACTTGCAGAGGTGGAGACAGTTGGGTGATGTCTAAGAGGTTCAGgaattattttaacttttctcaTCCCCTCATCGCAAGTAATTTTGACCCTTCAGAGTGTGCTTGGGCATATGGTATGAACATTTTTGACCTGAATGCATGGAGGAAGACAACTATCAAAGATAAATACCATCATTgggtcaaggag AATCTGAAGTCAAACTTCACACTTTGGAGGCTTGGAACATTACCACCAGGGCTTATAGCATTTAAAGGCCATGTCCATCCAATTGATCCATCTTGGCATCTGTTAGGCTTGGGTTATCAAGAAAAGACAGATATCAGTAGTGTTGAACAAGCAGCAGTTATACATTATAATGGGCAAAGTAAACCATGGCTGGAGATTGGTTTTAAACATCTTCAGCCATTTTGGACAAGACATGTGAACTACTCAAATGAATTCATAAAAAACTGTCATATAATGGAGCCTCAGTTGTAG